A genomic region of Photobacterium swingsii contains the following coding sequences:
- the pmbA gene encoding metalloprotease PmbA, giving the protein MDVREQVAQQRVELEAAVAKALELAGQQADAAEVAINKTTGISVSTRMCEVENVEFNSDGALGITVYRGQRKGSASTSDLSENAIAQTVAAALDIARYTSEDPYAGPGPEELMARDIPDLDLFHPDEPEPDSAAAIAIAAEQAALEFDPRIKQSDGASYDSHYGVRVYGNSHGMLASYASSRHSTSCCVIAQGKNGEMERDYSYTSARVASDLWTPECVGQHAAERTVGRVDAQKLTTREAPIMFAADIATGLFGHLVMGISGSNLYRKSSFLLDKLGEQIYPEWMNISERPHILRGMASTPFDSEGLATQDREIITDGCLQTYLMTSYAARKLNMQPTGHAGGIHNWIVNSTGENFEQMLKKMDRGLLVTELMGQGVNIITGDYSRGAAGFWVENGEIQYPVSEITIAGNLKDMMKNIVAIGTDTEMRSQIQTGSILLDTMKIAGE; this is encoded by the coding sequence ATGGACGTGAGAGAACAAGTCGCACAACAGCGTGTTGAGCTGGAAGCTGCGGTTGCTAAAGCATTAGAGCTTGCTGGCCAGCAAGCCGACGCGGCAGAAGTTGCTATTAATAAAACAACAGGTATTAGTGTTTCTACCCGCATGTGTGAGGTGGAAAATGTTGAATTTAATAGTGATGGTGCACTTGGCATCACAGTTTATCGTGGTCAACGCAAAGGCAGTGCATCGACCTCTGACTTGAGTGAAAATGCTATTGCTCAGACGGTTGCTGCGGCGTTAGACATTGCGCGTTATACATCAGAAGACCCTTATGCTGGGCCTGGTCCTGAAGAGTTGATGGCGCGTGATATTCCTGATTTAGATCTATTCCATCCTGATGAACCAGAGCCTGATAGTGCGGCGGCGATTGCGATTGCTGCGGAACAAGCAGCACTTGAGTTTGACCCTCGTATTAAGCAAAGCGATGGTGCAAGCTACGACAGCCATTACGGGGTTCGTGTTTATGGTAACAGCCATGGCATGCTAGCAAGTTATGCATCAAGCCGCCATAGCACCAGTTGTTGTGTGATTGCACAGGGCAAAAACGGTGAGATGGAGCGTGATTATAGTTACACCTCTGCACGTGTTGCTTCTGACCTATGGACACCGGAGTGTGTTGGTCAACATGCTGCAGAGCGTACTGTTGGTCGTGTAGATGCTCAAAAACTGACAACGCGTGAAGCGCCAATTATGTTCGCAGCCGATATTGCGACAGGTTTGTTTGGCCACCTTGTCATGGGGATCAGTGGCTCTAACTTATACCGTAAGTCATCTTTCTTACTCGATAAGCTTGGCGAACAAATTTACCCTGAGTGGATGAACATCAGTGAGCGTCCGCATATCTTACGTGGAATGGCGAGTACCCCATTTGATAGTGAAGGTTTGGCTACCCAAGATCGTGAAATCATTACCGATGGGTGCTTGCAAACGTACCTGATGACGAGCTATGCGGCGCGTAAGTTGAACATGCAACCGACAGGTCATGCGGGAGGGATTCATAACTGGATCGTTAACTCGACCGGTGAAAACTTCGAGCAAATGCTGAAGAAAATGGATCGTGGTTTGCTAGTCACTGAGCTGATGGGCCAAGGCGTGAATATCATTACGGGTGACTACTCACGTGGTGCGGCGGGCTTCTGGGTTGAGAATGGTGAAATTCAATACCCTGTGAGTGAAATTACCATTGCAGGTAACCTCAAAGACATGATGAAAAACATTGTTGCGATTGGTACGGACACTGAAATGCGTAGCCAGATCCAAACGGGCTCTATTTTGCTTGATACCATGAAGATCGCAGGCGAATAA
- the tldD gene encoding metalloprotease TldD yields the protein MTLKTVENTMLDQSGIGRDDLQRILGQIATRDVDYADIYFQSCWHESLVLEDSIIKDGSFNIDRGVGVRAVAGEKTGFAYSDQINELALTQSAKAARGIARKGTSGKVQAFSTVDAPKVYAAIDPLSSFDKHQKIALLEEIDAYVRSKEPLVTEVSVSINGVYEQVLVAALDGTYAADIRPLVRLSISVLVERGDKRERGSAGGGGRYGYEFFVQEEANGKTVALNFADEAIRQALVNLDAEAAPAGTMPVVLGAGWPGVLLHEAVGHGLEGDFNRKESSVFSGQIGEQVTSSLCTIVDDGTLADRRGSLNIDDEGVPGQYNVLIEGGKLKGYMQDKLNARLMGVAPTGNGRRESYAHLPMPRMTNTYMLPGEHSREEIISSVKKGIYAPNFGGGQVDITSGKFVFSASEAYLIENGKITRPIKGATLIGSGIEAMQQVSMVGNDLDIDRGVGVCGKAGQSVPVGVGQPTLKIDSMTVGGTD from the coding sequence ATGACGCTAAAAACTGTAGAAAACACCATGCTGGATCAATCAGGGATTGGGCGTGACGACCTTCAACGTATTCTTGGGCAAATTGCGACGAGAGATGTTGATTATGCTGATATTTATTTTCAGTCCTGTTGGCATGAGTCTTTAGTATTAGAAGACAGCATTATCAAAGATGGCTCTTTCAATATCGATCGCGGTGTTGGCGTGCGTGCTGTGGCTGGTGAGAAAACAGGTTTTGCTTACTCCGATCAAATTAATGAACTGGCATTAACGCAAAGTGCGAAAGCGGCGCGTGGTATCGCGCGCAAAGGTACTAGCGGTAAAGTTCAAGCATTCTCAACGGTTGATGCGCCGAAGGTTTACGCAGCGATTGATCCACTTTCGAGTTTTGATAAGCACCAGAAAATTGCTTTGCTTGAAGAAATTGATGCTTATGTACGCAGTAAAGAGCCTTTAGTGACGGAGGTTTCTGTCAGCATTAATGGTGTGTACGAACAAGTACTCGTTGCTGCATTGGATGGTACATATGCCGCAGATATTCGTCCGTTAGTGCGCTTATCGATCAGTGTGTTGGTCGAGCGGGGTGATAAGCGTGAACGTGGCAGCGCTGGTGGCGGTGGTCGTTATGGTTACGAATTCTTTGTTCAAGAAGAAGCCAACGGTAAAACAGTTGCCCTCAACTTTGCCGACGAAGCCATTCGTCAGGCCTTGGTTAACCTTGATGCAGAGGCGGCACCTGCGGGCACTATGCCTGTTGTCTTAGGTGCGGGCTGGCCTGGTGTGTTATTGCATGAAGCGGTTGGTCATGGCTTGGAAGGTGATTTTAACCGTAAAGAGTCGTCTGTTTTTTCTGGCCAAATCGGCGAGCAAGTGACGTCTTCACTGTGTACGATTGTTGATGATGGTACCTTGGCTGATCGCCGTGGTTCTTTGAACATTGATGATGAGGGTGTACCCGGCCAATACAATGTATTGATTGAAGGCGGTAAGCTGAAAGGCTATATGCAAGACAAGTTGAATGCGCGCTTGATGGGCGTTGCTCCAACGGGTAATGGTCGTCGTGAATCTTATGCGCACCTGCCGATGCCACGTATGACCAATACCTACATGCTACCAGGTGAACATTCACGCGAAGAAATTATTTCGAGTGTGAAGAAAGGGATTTACGCACCGAACTTTGGTGGTGGCCAGGTTGATATTACCTCGGGTAAGTTCGTGTTTTCAGCGTCAGAAGCTTACTTGATTGAAAACGGTAAAATTACTCGTCCAATCAAAGGCGCAACCTTAATCGGTAGCGGTATTGAAGCGATGCAGCAGGTGTCTATGGTCGGTAATGATCTCGATATCGACCGTGGTGTGGGTGTGTGTGGTAAAGCGGGTCAGAGTGTACCTGTTGGTGTGGGTCAACCTACACTGAAAATCGATTCAATGACAGTGGGTGGGACAGACTAA
- the rapZ gene encoding RNase adapter RapZ, protein MMLMVVSGRSGSGKSVALRVLEDLGYYCVDNLPVNLLPQFIKTVENNQQDIAVSIDVRNMPTQSGEIQKILSSLSSQLDVNVMFLDADDKELVKRYSETRRLHPLSRNNMSLEQAIQSESAILSDLKEHADLVIDTTKQSIHDLSETVRSRVLGRENRELIMVFESFGFKHGLPTDADYVFDVRFLPNPHWVPELKPQTGLDLGVKEFLSSHPEVNQLTNQIRNFVETWLPLLEKNNRSYLTIAIGCTGGQHRSVYVAQQLAEHFMHAGQQVQIRHRTLEGLI, encoded by the coding sequence ATGATGTTAATGGTCGTAAGTGGGCGCTCGGGCTCAGGGAAATCTGTGGCATTACGTGTACTCGAAGATCTTGGGTACTACTGTGTCGACAACCTACCTGTTAATTTGCTGCCACAATTCATCAAAACGGTGGAAAACAACCAGCAAGATATTGCCGTCAGCATTGATGTCCGCAATATGCCGACTCAATCAGGTGAAATCCAAAAAATCCTGTCCTCTCTCAGCAGTCAGTTAGATGTCAATGTGATGTTCTTAGACGCTGATGACAAAGAGCTGGTGAAACGCTACAGCGAGACACGTCGCCTGCATCCACTCTCACGTAACAATATGAGCTTGGAACAAGCGATTCAATCAGAAAGCGCTATCCTTTCTGATCTCAAAGAGCACGCTGACTTAGTCATAGATACCACCAAACAATCAATCCACGACCTCAGTGAAACAGTACGTTCACGCGTACTTGGCCGCGAAAACCGTGAATTAATCATGGTGTTTGAGTCGTTTGGCTTTAAACACGGTCTACCCACCGATGCCGACTATGTGTTTGATGTTCGCTTTCTGCCTAACCCCCACTGGGTACCAGAGCTCAAACCGCAAACGGGGCTCGACTTAGGCGTGAAAGAGTTTTTATCCAGTCACCCTGAGGTTAACCAGCTCACCAATCAAATCCGTAATTTTGTTGAAACTTGGTTACCCCTGCTGGAAAAAAACAATCGTAGCTACCTCACCATCGCCATTGGCTGTACGGGTGGACAACACCGCTCTGTCTACGTGGCCCAGCAGCTCGCTGAACACTTTATGCATGCAGGCCAGCAAGTTCAAATTCGCCACCGCACTTTGGAAGGCTTAATATGA
- the yjgA gene encoding ribosome biogenesis factor YjgA has product MSRKNQKAPWEPEEEIIWVSKSEMKRDMEALQKLGEELANLTSNALAKIPLDEDMLSAIKDAQRFKNEARRRQLQYIGKQMRSIDIEPIQTALDKLNNKHSQTTVELKKLEQKRDKLIANGDSMINAILVDHPDADRQRLRQLVRQANKEKAQEKPAKAYREIFQYLKELYMSN; this is encoded by the coding sequence ATGAGCCGTAAAAATCAAAAAGCCCCTTGGGAACCAGAAGAAGAGATCATCTGGGTAAGTAAAAGCGAGATGAAACGTGACATGGAAGCGTTGCAAAAACTAGGGGAAGAGTTAGCAAACTTGACGTCTAATGCACTAGCAAAAATACCGCTAGATGAAGATATGCTGTCTGCAATTAAAGACGCACAGCGTTTTAAAAACGAAGCGCGTCGTCGTCAGCTACAGTACATTGGCAAGCAAATGCGCTCAATTGATATTGAGCCAATCCAAACGGCCCTAGATAAGCTAAACAACAAGCACTCACAGACAACCGTTGAGCTGAAAAAGCTTGAGCAAAAGCGTGATAAGCTAATCGCCAATGGCGACAGCATGATTAATGCAATTCTAGTTGATCACCCAGATGCTGATCGCCAACGTCTGCGTCAACTTGTTCGCCAAGCGAATAAAGAAAAAGCACAAGAAAAACCCGCGAAAGCATACCGCGAAATTTTCCAGTACTTAAAAGAACTGTACATGAGCAACTAA
- the mgtE gene encoding magnesium transporter has translation MADLLEQDNTHQTLQEVNKALENGMFVHVRRLLQDMEPEDIAHLLEASPPKERQVLWQLTDPEEQGEILDELSEDVKDGIVAQMAPEKLAAVTEGMESDDVAYVLRSLPDDRYQEVLAQMDATDRHRVEKALAYPEDTAGGMMSTDFITIRGDVTADVVLRYLRMRGELPEATDALYVVDANEYLIGHLSLATLITTQPDIEIRDVMDDSDEAIPVDMDDSEIATLFERRNWLSAPVVDSNNHLVGRITIDDVVDIIREDAEHSMMSMAGMDDEEDTFAPVMKSARSRSIWLGVNVLAALAAASVSNMFEATLDKMAAIAVLMTIVPSMGGVAGNQTVALVIRGLAVGHIGDSNTRWLLSKEARVGLINGLLWALIIGGVVVLWKGDIILGAIIAGAMLTNLIIAGVAGVCIPVMLKKFNIDPALAGGMALTTITDIVGLSVFLGLATIFLV, from the coding sequence ATGGCGGATCTACTAGAGCAAGACAATACCCACCAAACCCTACAAGAAGTGAACAAGGCCTTAGAAAATGGCATGTTCGTTCACGTTCGCCGCCTGTTGCAAGACATGGAACCGGAAGATATTGCTCACCTGTTAGAGGCTTCACCGCCGAAAGAGCGTCAGGTGTTATGGCAATTAACCGATCCTGAAGAGCAAGGTGAGATCCTTGATGAGCTATCTGAAGATGTAAAAGATGGTATCGTCGCGCAAATGGCGCCAGAGAAACTGGCTGCCGTTACCGAAGGCATGGAAAGCGATGATGTCGCTTACGTCCTTCGTAGCCTACCTGACGATCGCTACCAAGAAGTATTGGCACAGATGGATGCCACCGATCGTCATCGGGTAGAGAAAGCGCTGGCGTATCCTGAAGACACTGCGGGCGGTATGATGAGTACCGACTTCATCACTATTCGTGGTGATGTAACCGCCGATGTGGTGTTGCGTTACTTACGGATGCGCGGTGAGCTACCAGAAGCGACCGATGCCCTGTACGTGGTCGATGCCAATGAATACCTCATAGGGCATTTATCGTTAGCCACTCTGATCACCACTCAGCCAGACATTGAAATCCGCGACGTGATGGACGACTCCGACGAGGCGATCCCTGTCGACATGGATGACAGTGAAATAGCCACACTTTTTGAACGTCGTAACTGGCTATCAGCTCCTGTTGTTGATAGCAACAACCACCTAGTGGGTCGTATCACGATCGATGACGTGGTCGATATCATTCGTGAAGATGCAGAGCACTCCATGATGAGCATGGCGGGTATGGATGATGAAGAGGATACCTTCGCGCCTGTGATGAAATCCGCCCGTAGCCGTAGTATTTGGCTTGGGGTTAATGTACTCGCTGCGCTCGCAGCGGCCTCTGTGTCTAACATGTTTGAAGCAACATTAGATAAAATGGCTGCAATTGCTGTACTCATGACAATTGTGCCGTCCATGGGTGGGGTGGCAGGTAACCAAACCGTAGCCCTAGTGATCCGTGGTTTAGCTGTTGGTCATATCGGGGACTCAAACACCCGCTGGCTATTGAGTAAAGAAGCACGTGTTGGCTTGATCAATGGCCTTTTATGGGCACTGATCATTGGCGGTGTCGTCGTTCTCTGGAAAGGCGATATCATACTCGGTGCCATCATTGCCGGAGCCATGCTCACCAACTTGATCATTGCCGGTGTGGCTGGGGTCTGTATTCCAGTCATGCTCAAAAAATTCAATATCGACCCCGCCTTAGCAGGGGGGATGGCATTAACGACCATTACCGATATTGTTGGCCTATCTGTGTTCTTGGGGCTCGCCACTATCTTCTTGGTGTAA
- a CDS encoding HPr family phosphocarrier protein, with protein sequence MTDLSRDVFIKNRLGLHARAAIKLVELAQSFEATVTISNHEKQATADSVMGLLMLESAQGQQVTVSAEGNDAKLALDAIITLIEAGFDEEN encoded by the coding sequence ATGACCGACCTTTCTCGCGATGTGTTTATTAAAAACCGCTTAGGGCTGCATGCTCGGGCGGCGATTAAATTGGTCGAATTAGCGCAAAGCTTTGAAGCGACAGTCACAATTAGTAACCACGAAAAGCAAGCCACAGCTGACAGCGTAATGGGATTACTCATGCTAGAGTCCGCCCAAGGCCAGCAGGTTACCGTTAGTGCCGAAGGCAATGATGCAAAATTGGCACTCGACGCCATTATCACCTTGATTGAAGCAGGCTTTGATGAAGAGAACTGA
- a CDS encoding YhdP family protein, with protein sequence MTNVTVRLARGMMWLVLTVLVLASIAVSGLRLLLPQLNEYREPIRQWVSAQVDMDLQIEQVEGHWRTFGPSLMLQGISVGSSDISPSLVKVGDVEVRFDLWRSAFQLRPVFKDVSIHDLAVDLTQIPSLNPNTPDLAQEPITPDDRDKLSIAQQLEQVFFVRLGNFVLKDAKVTTWTPSGEIVQIDINQLKWANNQGKHLAQGVISIVGTHLSELDVSANLSERGDLESLSGQIYAHGKNLSFTPWLRKQLTSGVDITSSEVNAELWLSLQNGDVTNGQLQLTNSSLSWQQEKQSHQIGIESGIVRVKPYREPDGSLSWRVETNAMSWQTDNARWPALNLAAEWQADKWQLAVNTIKLDHLQPLMAFLPDDEGMNVLRKLSPSGFVSDVRLAQVGDGSPRFSLKLEQFGIKQWELIPEIHKLNASISGDLHSGRAILSIQNDTLPYGDVFQAPLPIESGDVTAYWQVNEGGWRLWSDSLQVTTPHLAVNGEFRIDFPVDKPSWLSFYGEASAYEVGETWRYLPTLSLGRELTDYLSAAIRGGEAKGAQLLWYGDLQDFPYTKHDGIFQAKVPLEKAKFSFDTEWPELTDLQLDLLFENDFMYLDSRHAKTMGATAKRVTGRSELSENGSLALDVAVAAEGEDVRDYMMATPLVDSVGAALSTVQVSGPVTSEFKLDIPFDGTDVRAWGSATLANNDILIDAPPLALSHVSGQITFDNDVIAAKGIQGQLLNQAVDIGFDGKSLDTVYQVDIGVKGDWQIAPLQAQIKDPLLAHVKGQSQWQADIGVSLHDIGFNYQVDATAPLTGLSTDLPYPLVLPNKRSAQPAKLHVKGNGDELTADLLLQDVKYRTRLALTKPRLTLAASYLAIGSSQLRPLGKHTHIVNVNSDYLDGDRWVDLANEVIDRYDAPTANNRQASSPSAFPELPLPTRVNVQLKRLSLATLDWHDVALAARDSRKQWHFILGSREATGEAFWPQGKPLNVVMDKIHVNLPILERIEEDLPADKYVPQSDVPLATAFDQSMMKNMPDMDLTIKDAWLQGYRLGKVSGQLSHDEATLVLQNLQVDSGVTSLSLDGHWTLANGQNETHVAFDIDGENSSDLMGRFGISGGVEDASFSSYASIQWQGAPWSMHRETLSGEIKTETGKGFISNVGGAGRLLGLFSIDSIIRKMQLDFSGVFDNGLAFDYIRGSGKLDNGIFTTDDIKMKALAGDMFIQGKANLVDETVDARVRFNPDLTSGIPVLTAFAIAPPTALYVLAISTALAPVVDVFTQINYQIKGPIDAPIVSEKSRFTGEFVVPESMGKGESK encoded by the coding sequence GTGACAAACGTTACCGTTCGTCTGGCGAGAGGAATGATGTGGCTGGTACTGACTGTGTTAGTACTGGCTTCGATTGCTGTTAGTGGTTTACGTCTTCTTCTTCCTCAGCTTAACGAATATCGCGAACCCATTCGTCAATGGGTTTCTGCGCAGGTCGATATGGATCTGCAAATTGAACAAGTGGAAGGGCATTGGCGCACCTTTGGTCCCTCGTTAATGCTGCAAGGGATCAGTGTTGGATCGTCTGATATCAGCCCTTCTTTAGTGAAAGTGGGTGATGTTGAAGTCCGCTTCGATTTATGGCGCTCTGCATTTCAATTACGGCCTGTCTTTAAAGATGTCAGCATTCATGATCTTGCTGTTGATCTTACTCAGATTCCAAGTCTAAATCCGAATACTCCCGATCTCGCACAAGAGCCAATTACGCCTGATGATCGGGATAAATTATCGATCGCACAACAGTTAGAGCAAGTGTTCTTTGTTCGGTTAGGAAACTTTGTGTTGAAAGATGCCAAAGTGACGACATGGACTCCATCGGGTGAAATCGTTCAAATCGATATCAATCAACTGAAGTGGGCCAATAATCAAGGTAAGCACCTCGCGCAAGGGGTGATTAGCATTGTTGGTACACACTTGAGTGAGCTTGATGTCAGTGCCAATTTATCGGAACGAGGTGATCTTGAGTCACTCTCAGGCCAGATTTACGCACATGGTAAGAACCTATCGTTTACGCCATGGTTACGAAAACAGCTGACGAGTGGTGTTGATATTACCAGCAGTGAAGTCAACGCCGAGCTATGGTTGTCGTTACAAAATGGTGATGTTACCAATGGTCAGCTCCAGCTGACGAACAGTAGTTTATCCTGGCAACAGGAAAAACAATCGCATCAAATCGGGATTGAAAGTGGCATTGTCAGAGTGAAACCGTACCGTGAACCTGATGGTTCATTGTCATGGCGGGTTGAAACTAACGCGATGTCATGGCAAACCGATAACGCGCGCTGGCCGGCACTGAATCTTGCTGCCGAGTGGCAAGCTGATAAGTGGCAGTTGGCGGTTAATACCATCAAACTGGATCATTTACAGCCGTTAATGGCTTTCTTGCCTGACGATGAAGGCATGAATGTACTGCGTAAACTGTCTCCTTCTGGTTTTGTCAGTGATGTCCGATTGGCACAAGTGGGTGATGGCTCGCCGCGATTTTCATTAAAGCTTGAACAGTTTGGTATTAAGCAGTGGGAGTTAATCCCTGAAATACACAAACTGAACGCCAGTATCAGTGGTGATCTACATTCGGGACGTGCGATTTTAAGCATTCAAAATGATACCTTGCCGTATGGTGATGTATTCCAAGCACCATTGCCGATAGAAAGCGGGGATGTCACGGCTTATTGGCAGGTGAATGAGGGGGGATGGCGACTCTGGAGCGATAGCTTACAAGTCACGACGCCACATTTAGCTGTAAATGGTGAATTTCGGATTGATTTTCCCGTGGATAAGCCGAGCTGGTTATCCTTCTATGGCGAAGCTTCTGCCTATGAAGTGGGTGAAACGTGGCGCTATTTGCCAACATTATCTTTAGGTCGTGAGCTAACCGATTATCTATCAGCAGCAATTCGCGGTGGTGAGGCTAAAGGAGCACAATTGCTGTGGTATGGCGATCTGCAAGATTTCCCTTACACCAAACATGACGGGATCTTCCAAGCGAAAGTACCGCTTGAAAAGGCGAAATTTAGCTTTGATACCGAATGGCCAGAGTTGACTGACCTACAGCTTGATTTGTTGTTTGAAAATGATTTCATGTACCTTGATTCGCGTCATGCCAAAACCATGGGGGCGACAGCAAAACGTGTGACTGGCCGCTCTGAATTGAGTGAAAACGGTAGCTTGGCGCTAGATGTTGCTGTTGCTGCCGAAGGCGAAGACGTCCGTGATTACATGATGGCAACGCCCTTAGTCGACTCTGTGGGGGCGGCATTATCAACGGTACAGGTATCCGGTCCTGTGACGTCTGAGTTTAAATTGGATATCCCATTTGATGGGACAGATGTCCGTGCATGGGGATCTGCTACCTTAGCCAATAATGATATTTTGATTGATGCACCACCGTTAGCCTTGTCACACGTTAGCGGCCAGATCACCTTTGATAACGATGTTATTGCTGCCAAAGGGATACAAGGGCAACTACTGAATCAAGCCGTTGATATTGGGTTTGATGGCAAGAGCTTAGATACAGTGTATCAAGTGGATATCGGCGTGAAAGGGGATTGGCAAATTGCTCCTCTTCAGGCGCAAATCAAGGATCCATTATTGGCACATGTGAAAGGTCAGAGTCAGTGGCAAGCTGATATCGGAGTGAGCCTGCACGACATTGGCTTTAATTACCAAGTCGATGCCACTGCGCCATTAACAGGCCTGTCAACTGATCTGCCTTATCCGCTAGTGTTACCGAATAAGCGCTCAGCTCAGCCTGCGAAGCTACATGTGAAGGGCAATGGGGATGAGTTAACTGCGGATTTATTGTTGCAAGATGTGAAGTACCGTACACGCTTAGCGCTGACCAAGCCTCGCTTAACGTTAGCCGCAAGTTATCTAGCAATTGGTAGCAGTCAATTGCGTCCTTTAGGCAAACATACTCACATCGTGAATGTGAACAGTGATTACCTTGATGGTGACCGCTGGGTTGATTTAGCCAATGAGGTCATTGATCGTTATGACGCGCCAACGGCGAATAATCGCCAAGCATCGTCTCCCTCGGCATTTCCTGAACTTCCTTTACCGACACGCGTGAATGTGCAGCTTAAGCGTTTAAGTTTAGCCACCTTGGATTGGCATGATGTGGCATTGGCAGCCCGTGATAGCCGTAAACAGTGGCACTTTATTTTAGGGAGCCGTGAGGCAACGGGTGAAGCGTTTTGGCCGCAAGGCAAGCCACTCAATGTGGTGATGGATAAAATACATGTTAACTTGCCGATTCTGGAGCGTATTGAAGAAGATCTCCCTGCGGATAAATATGTGCCACAAAGTGACGTTCCATTAGCTACTGCTTTTGATCAGAGCATGATGAAGAACATGCCAGACATGGACTTAACGATTAAAGATGCTTGGTTACAAGGCTATCGTTTAGGTAAGGTCTCGGGTCAACTCAGTCATGACGAAGCCACATTGGTGCTGCAAAATCTTCAAGTGGATTCCGGTGTCACCTCGCTCAGTCTTGATGGCCACTGGACGTTAGCCAATGGTCAGAATGAAACCCATGTTGCTTTTGATATAGATGGTGAAAACAGTTCGGACTTAATGGGGCGTTTTGGTATTTCAGGTGGGGTTGAAGATGCGTCTTTTAGCAGTTATGCCTCGATCCAATGGCAAGGTGCACCATGGTCAATGCACCGTGAGACCTTATCGGGCGAAATTAAGACCGAAACGGGTAAGGGTTTTATCAGTAATGTGGGCGGTGCTGGTCGACTATTGGGGTTATTCAGTATCGACTCGATCATTCGCAAAATGCAGCTCGACTTTTCTGGTGTGTTTGATAATGGACTGGCCTTCGATTACATCCGAGGCTCGGGTAAGTTAGATAACGGCATTTTCACTACTGACGATATTAAGATGAAAGCGTTAGCGGGTGATATGTTTATTCAAGGTAAGGCTAACTTAGTTGATGAGACGGTTGATGCGCGTGTTCGATTTAATCCTGATCTTACCTCGGGGATCCCTGTGCTGACGGCCTTTGCGATTGCCCCACCAACCGCTTTATATGTGTTGGCTATTTCGACGGCATTAGCACCTGTGGTTGATGTGTTTACTCAGATCAACTACCAGATCAAGGGACCAATTGATGCGCCTATCGTGTCGGAGAAATCACGCTTTACTGGCGAGTTTGTGGTACCTGAATCCATGGGTAAAGGTGAGAGTAAATAA
- a CDS encoding carbon-nitrogen hydrolase family protein, which produces MMKIMTNKVGVVQMNSGRDPDVNLAKLKKKLKGLQLQGARLVVTPENALIFGSREDYHHHAEALGDGPLQFEVAQMAEKLGIWLLIGSFPIRQSDGAMTSTALLYNDKGELVSHYNKMHMFDVEIEDKHHSYRESDTFQAGTEVVVVGTPFGQIGLSICYDVRFPQLYNELRAKGADIIVVPAAFTRVTGSAHWDVLLRARAIENQCWLIAAAQSGEHFDGRETWGHSMIIDPWGQTVACQAQGTGVLTADIDLKLSHTIRTNMPVMQHARFAVHQRNDKS; this is translated from the coding sequence ATGATGAAGATCATGACGAATAAAGTGGGCGTAGTGCAAATGAACTCAGGACGTGATCCTGACGTGAATCTGGCTAAGCTAAAAAAGAAATTGAAAGGACTGCAGCTGCAAGGCGCTCGCTTGGTGGTCACACCGGAAAATGCCCTTATTTTTGGTAGCCGTGAGGATTACCATCATCATGCCGAAGCGCTTGGTGATGGCCCTTTGCAGTTTGAAGTGGCTCAAATGGCGGAAAAATTAGGGATCTGGTTACTGATCGGTTCTTTTCCTATTCGCCAGTCTGATGGTGCGATGACCAGTACGGCTTTACTTTATAACGATAAAGGCGAGCTTGTGAGCCACTATAATAAAATGCATATGTTCGATGTTGAGATTGAAGATAAGCATCACAGCTATCGTGAATCGGATACCTTCCAAGCAGGTACTGAGGTGGTAGTGGTTGGCACGCCTTTTGGTCAGATTGGCCTCTCTATTTGTTATGATGTACGCTTTCCGCAACTTTATAACGAACTTCGTGCTAAAGGTGCCGATATTATTGTGGTGCCTGCCGCATTTACCCGTGTTACTGGTTCGGCACATTGGGATGTCTTACTACGCGCCCGCGCGATAGAAAATCAATGTTGGTTGATCGCGGCAGCGCAATCTGGTGAACATTTTGACGGTCGAGAAACATGGGGCCATTCGATGATTATTGATCCTTGGGGGCAGACAGTGGCATGCCAAGCGCAAGGGACTGGGGTATTAACCGCAGACATTGATTTGAAATTAAGCCACACTATAAGAACAAATATGCCGGTGATGCAGCATGCTAGATTTGCAGTGCATCAGCGCAACGATAAGAGCTGA